The Solenopsis invicta isolate M01_SB chromosome 3, UNIL_Sinv_3.0, whole genome shotgun sequence region tttgacgtgcctttaatatgttgtacagattaaaataagagacacatattttttacacgtgtcctaatacacttttaagggtgaaacaccactttgaagaaaatcgggtttttttttcgaagcgtgtatcgtcgaaactataagagataagaaagttgaatgcatgtttttctcgcataagatgacaaaaacattttgaggacaatctgtgtctaacatgaaaatgcAGAGATTGAAAAacacatttactacaaaataaaacgacactacactaaaaaataacaacaattacggtgttgtaagacattagtttcttgtttagaaaataatatgtaattaatataagttaaacatttatttactggtccacatgattcgactagaatagttgttttcttcaacattttacagataaggagacttggactacaaaaaattattactcacacattccatatcttcactatttaacgccagctcatcaactaacaacaagacaactaacataaaactaattaaaaaattagttagaaatttcattttttatctcttatagtttcgacgatacaactttcttatctcttatagtttcgacgatacacgcttcgaaagaaaaaacccgattttcttcaaaggggtgtttcacccttaaaagtgtattaggacacgtgtaaaaaatacgtgtctcttattttaatctgtacaacatattaaaagcatgtcgaaatcggagggagtcacttccgtagtacacgcgcggacgggtgcgcgtaccgtgcgtatagagacgtttttaattatttttggaaaatgggaatgttgtatcgtaactttatcatataccgttaaattcgtaataaaataagctttattttgcttataaaaaaaataaaaattttgaaaagaaataggtaagtggtaggggaaactattaaaaaaaattaaaaaaagaaaattcttttccgcttataaattactcttcgagccattcaacttttatttaaaacatttttttctatctcttatagtttcgacggcatacgcttcgaaaaaaaaaaaccgattttcttcaaaggggtgtttcacccccttaaagtgtgTCCGggcacttataaaaaaatacgtgtcccttatttttatctgtactacaacatattaaaaacttgttttaatctgaggcggacacttccctgtgtttccttgttagtaaaAGCGTACTATCAAGTACCCGTCGCCAAGGAGGATATTCACAAGAACGCAGTTACCACACCTTttggactttttgaatttttcgtcATGCCTTTTGGTCTTCGTAACGCTCAAACTTTCCAAAGATTAATGAATTCACTACTCAGTGATTTAGATTTTGCTTTTTGCTATCTTGACGACATTCTTATAGCTTCCAAAAATGAACAAGAACATATTGCCCATttgcgcattatttttaatcgtttattacaAGCCGGAATGTCAATTAACGTATCCAAATGTCTTTTTGGAAAAAAGAACTTTCTTTTCTCGAATAGTTTCAAATCAAGGTATTAAGGGGTTATCTCTAGTTAGAAAAGacgaaaaaatcgatttttaggTTTTTGCATATTCTAAAAGTATGCCATCTCAAAAATGTTTTCTGAAAGTTTCATATTAATCAAACGAAAATTGACAAAGTTATGCGAGTTTGAACGTAGGGACCGCTCCGAGAGCAGGTAGCGCGCGGCAGCAAGCAGCGCGCAGCAGCTGCGCACCTTATGAAAACAttactgtaaataaaaaaaatgtatcggtCACGTCCAAAAAAGAATGGGCACGCGATTACGTgagtgtaaaaagaaaaataaagggCTCGGCGGCAAAGGCAAACTAACCGGTAAAATGATCGATAAGTTAACGGTTTACTATGGTCTAGCTATACGTAGAAATTATGACTCAGCAGAGAATATGAAAACAGCTATTTGGGCTACACATAATCACTACAGTTCAACAAACGAAAATCCGAAACATGACCTCTGCCCGGCGGGAGCGGAATCGTGGTGCGAATGGCAGCGCGCATACGCAGAGTTACCAAGCAATcagaagcaaaaaataaaaagttttatacacACCTACGACGCTTTGCCGATTGATGTTTTAACGGCTATCGAGCCAATTTACAAGGACTTGAGTAAACAAGAGTTATTAGATCGATGTGTTGGTGGATTTACGCAAAATAACAACAAAAGTTATAATCAACTGATTTGGAAAATCAGTTCAAAAATTCTTCCAGGCGGCTTAATACCAATCGAAATAGCTGCATATGTGTCAGCTTGTGTTTTTAATGAAGGCTCAAAGGCTTTGTTACAAATAATGCAAGCGATGGGAGTTTCTACTGGCCCAAATGCCCATGCATTCGTGGCAGACGAAGACGAGGGACGCGTCACTATTGCCGAGCGCTGCGCGCAAGAAAATACACAAGAGGCCAGAAAGCATCGTAGACAGAAGAAAATTGATGCTTTGGAGGTGGCTTCGGCAGCAGAAGGCTTACTTTATGGGCCTGGAATCGATGATTCtgtgtaagttaaaaaaattaaatttatactctACTGATAAGTAGACCGCAAACTTTAAAcccgtttttctcgaaattacatttttctaaaaagtcCCGTGCGATGTCCACAATATCTCGAGAACCGTTAAAGCAATCGACCTAAACATTTTTCGTACTTATTCTGTGTATCTAGGGCTTGTTCGTGAACGaagggttttttttta contains the following coding sequences:
- the LOC120357099 gene encoding uncharacterized protein LOC120357099 produces the protein MGTRLRECKKKNKGLGGKGKLTGKMIDKLTVYYGLAIRRNYDSAENMKTAIWATHNHYSSTNENPKHDLCPAGAESWCEWQRAYAELPSNQKQKIKSFIHTYDALPIDVLTAIEPIYKDLSKQELLDRCVGGFTQNNNKSYNQLIWKISSKILPGGLIPIEIAAYVSACVFNEGSKALLQIMQAMGVSTGPNAHAFVADEDEGRVTIAERCAQENTQEARKHRRQKKIDALEVASAAEGLLYGPGIDDSV